The Thermonema lapsum genome window below encodes:
- a CDS encoding peptidylprolyl isomerase yields MKTIIKLCFSLAFSFVLFFTCHLTTLAQQQVLDKIIARVDDYIILQSDLELYFEELVEDGRLPRTPQAKCQLLQSMVVNKMLLAKAEIDSVTVSDQLIEVETEQRIDALLQGRSPKVLEELYGKSFEDLKRELQQSLKEERIAQTMRSKITEGIGITPAEVKRYFKRLPKDSIPIIPTEFEVAQIVRVLPLKEEERQRVKEQLETIRKRIVEDGEAFEKLAKIYGQDGTRDFGGDLGWQRRGNLVPEFEAVVFRLKPGEVSRVFETPFGFHIVKLEERRGDEFRCRHILIIPDWSKVEKEQEYRFLDSLRRVIQVDSLTFEKAAIQFSQDKGVQSLNTAANGGYFMSRKGAYRIPDKELDAYLYRVLDTMKVGTISKPMEYRMPDGKRALRIIYFKAKYPAHFASLETDFDRIAEMALEEKKNKVLNEWFLKAKDELYIHVAPEYRGCQIFGAE; encoded by the coding sequence ATGAAAACAATCATTAAGCTTTGCTTTTCCCTTGCCTTTTCTTTTGTTCTATTTTTTACCTGCCACTTGACAACCCTTGCCCAGCAGCAAGTACTGGATAAAATCATTGCTCGGGTAGATGATTATATCATCCTGCAATCAGACCTGGAGCTTTATTTTGAAGAGCTGGTGGAGGATGGGCGTTTGCCGCGTACACCACAAGCCAAGTGTCAGCTTCTGCAAAGCATGGTGGTAAATAAGATGCTGCTGGCTAAAGCCGAAATAGACTCTGTAACTGTAAGCGACCAGTTGATTGAAGTGGAAACAGAACAACGTATCGATGCGCTCTTGCAAGGGCGTTCGCCGAAGGTACTCGAAGAGCTTTATGGCAAATCCTTTGAAGATTTGAAGCGGGAGTTGCAGCAATCGCTCAAAGAAGAGCGAATTGCCCAGACAATGCGTTCCAAAATCACCGAAGGCATAGGAATTACCCCCGCAGAGGTGAAACGCTATTTCAAGCGTTTGCCCAAAGACAGCATCCCTATCATCCCCACAGAGTTTGAAGTGGCGCAGATAGTGCGTGTTTTGCCTCTAAAAGAAGAAGAGCGCCAGCGTGTAAAAGAACAATTGGAAACCATCAGGAAACGTATTGTAGAAGATGGAGAAGCTTTCGAAAAGCTTGCCAAAATTTATGGACAAGACGGTACCCGCGACTTCGGCGGTGACTTGGGCTGGCAGCGTCGCGGCAACTTGGTTCCTGAGTTTGAAGCAGTGGTTTTCCGCTTGAAGCCCGGCGAGGTATCCCGTGTTTTTGAAACTCCTTTCGGTTTTCATATCGTGAAACTTGAGGAGCGTCGTGGCGACGAATTCCGCTGCCGTCATATATTGATAATTCCCGACTGGTCGAAGGTGGAAAAAGAACAAGAGTATAGGTTTTTGGACAGCTTGCGCCGTGTCATACAAGTCGACAGCCTCACTTTCGAGAAAGCAGCCATTCAGTTTTCGCAAGACAAAGGCGTGCAGTCGCTTAATACTGCTGCCAACGGTGGCTACTTCATGAGCCGGAAAGGTGCTTACCGCATACCAGACAAGGAATTAGATGCCTATCTCTATCGTGTGCTCGACACCATGAAAGTAGGTACTATTTCGAAGCCCATGGAATACCGCATGCCCGACGGAAAGCGTGCTTTGCGTATCATTTACTTCAAAGCAAAGTATCCTGCTCATTTTGCTTCTTTAGAAACTGACTTTGACCGTATTGCCGAAATGGCACTGGAAGAGAAGAAAAACAAAGTACTTAATGAGTGGTTTTTAAAAGCCAAAGACGAATTGTATATTCATGTAGCCCCTGAATACCGGGGCTGTCAGATTTTTGGAGCAGAATAA
- a CDS encoding peptidylprolyl isomerase, protein MKNYLLAFGAVCLLLACQPEGGDTKKIVARVKDKVLYEEDLQSVVPPRTPPQDSAQLVKRYIDLWVRKQLLLQKALQETEIDEKSLNRKVEDYRNSLILFEFEQQYLSRNLDTLITQAELDSFYREHQEDFRLQEPLVQVRFVELPVESKQLDVIRRAIKSNKKEDLSRLKSVCLQYAFSCSLNDSTWVPLRQVIMNTSFAEEEAPTRLLQKGQLWEKTTEVGASLLFIKDILPAGAVAPLEYVKDRMKEMIYNRRRIQTIQRLEEDIYAEAKQKKLFEIYENNH, encoded by the coding sequence ATGAAAAATTATTTGCTGGCTTTTGGGGCTGTCTGTTTGTTGCTGGCGTGTCAGCCGGAGGGTGGAGACACCAAGAAAATAGTAGCTCGCGTGAAAGACAAAGTGCTGTATGAAGAGGACCTTCAGTCGGTGGTGCCTCCAAGAACCCCCCCACAAGACAGTGCCCAGCTGGTCAAGCGCTACATAGACCTGTGGGTGCGTAAGCAGCTCCTGCTGCAAAAGGCACTACAAGAAACAGAAATCGATGAGAAATCGCTGAACCGGAAGGTAGAGGACTACCGTAATTCCCTTATATTATTCGAATTTGAACAGCAGTATCTTAGCCGAAACTTAGATACTCTGATTACCCAAGCTGAATTGGACTCTTTTTACCGAGAACACCAAGAGGACTTCAGACTGCAAGAACCTTTGGTGCAAGTGCGTTTTGTGGAATTGCCCGTAGAAAGCAAACAACTCGATGTCATCAGACGTGCTATCAAGAGCAACAAAAAAGAAGACTTGAGCCGACTGAAATCTGTTTGTTTGCAATATGCATTTAGTTGTTCTTTGAATGATTCGACTTGGGTGCCTTTGCGACAGGTAATCATGAACACCTCTTTTGCCGAGGAAGAAGCTCCCACTCGCTTATTGCAGAAAGGACAATTGTGGGAAAAAACTACGGAAGTGGGGGCGAGTTTGCTTTTCATTAAAGACATACTGCCTGCTGGTGCGGTTGCTCCGCTTGAATATGTAAAAGATAGAATGAAAGAAATGATTTATAACCGGAGACGCATCCAGACAATCCAACGGCTGGAAGAAGATATATATGCCGAAGCAAAACAGAAAAAATTATTTGAAATTTATGAAAACAATCATTAA
- a CDS encoding peptidylprolyl isomerase: MNLFRAYYLLGGVVLFLVSCNRSVHAPKQQARMEEQDPVIAYVGNEPIRRSEFLFVYEKNLTQDDSAYTEQSLRDYLDLYIKFKLKVLYAREQGVDTTAQFLQEFETYKEQLAKPYLKDNRTIDSLAKQAYERMKTEVSASHILVAVAEDASPQDTMRAYERIQQIRQEVVNGADFGVLARRYSDDPSAKTNRGYLGYFTALQMVYPFENMAYETPVGEVSPIFRTKYGYHILKVHDKRPNSGKVQVAHIMLRVPKGITEKDSVALRNKIWDIYRRLQKGESWESLCRQYSEDQNTKSKGGELPPFTVGTTLPEFEAVAFALKKPGDISEPFLTPYGWHIVKLIKRQELEPYEEIEELIKRHVARDSRSKVSQEALLRRLKSENRLKVSEKAKRQLWAYADSTLLQARWAPALPEKLLSEVLIAFEHPQVQEKALLSVKDFVEYVQRVQVPQNHTTPHAYLDALFERYVDEQALAFEKAHLSEKYPEYRHLLREYREGMMLFHVMTEKVWTRAIEDTAGARRFFEAHRERYQYPQRVHALIISSQNKKDLQRAVALLQENNGRYAVVNPYVIDYPKGETSFARSHLMKIDQLVSLLLEDEAMKIEIAGYQEKQEPEGTSKSRIEALVQYLKQRGVSSTQIVQKDYMHYRNSRKVELSVFSTSPQALKNLIDGIEVREGAFEADKEPVLKQVELRSGDYTFSKDGKHFFVRIIKVEPARLKEYNEARGEVINDYQKFLEEEWVKELKERYPVRIVQENLLSLVKK; the protein is encoded by the coding sequence ATGAATCTTTTTAGAGCCTATTATCTGCTGGGCGGGGTTGTTCTTTTTTTAGTGTCATGCAATCGTTCTGTGCATGCCCCAAAGCAACAAGCCCGTATGGAAGAACAAGACCCAGTGATTGCTTATGTGGGCAATGAGCCCATCCGGCGTTCAGAGTTTTTGTTTGTCTATGAAAAAAACCTTACCCAAGATGATAGCGCCTATACAGAGCAAAGTCTGCGCGATTATCTGGACCTCTATATTAAGTTCAAGCTGAAGGTACTGTATGCCCGCGAACAAGGTGTGGACACTACCGCGCAGTTTTTGCAGGAGTTTGAAACCTATAAGGAACAGCTTGCCAAGCCATATTTGAAGGACAATCGCACCATAGACTCGCTGGCAAAGCAAGCCTACGAGCGTATGAAGACAGAAGTGAGCGCATCGCATATCTTGGTAGCAGTAGCTGAGGATGCCTCACCGCAGGACACCATGCGTGCCTATGAGCGCATACAGCAAATTCGTCAAGAAGTGGTAAATGGTGCCGACTTTGGTGTGTTGGCACGCCGTTATTCCGATGACCCTTCAGCTAAAACCAATCGCGGCTATCTGGGCTACTTCACCGCTTTGCAGATGGTTTATCCTTTCGAAAATATGGCATATGAAACGCCTGTAGGTGAAGTGTCGCCTATTTTTCGCACGAAGTATGGTTACCATATCTTGAAAGTACACGACAAGCGCCCCAACAGCGGTAAAGTACAGGTAGCGCACATCATGTTGCGAGTACCCAAGGGCATTACGGAAAAAGATTCTGTTGCTTTGCGCAATAAGATTTGGGATATTTACCGCCGTCTGCAGAAGGGTGAGTCTTGGGAGAGTCTGTGCAGACAGTACTCCGAAGACCAAAACACCAAAAGCAAGGGAGGCGAGTTGCCCCCCTTTACTGTGGGGACCACCTTGCCCGAATTTGAAGCTGTTGCTTTTGCCCTAAAGAAACCCGGCGACATCTCTGAGCCTTTCCTGACGCCCTATGGTTGGCATATTGTAAAGCTCATCAAGCGCCAAGAGCTGGAACCTTATGAAGAAATAGAAGAGCTGATTAAACGGCATGTAGCTCGGGACAGCCGTTCCAAGGTGAGCCAAGAAGCACTGCTGCGTCGTTTGAAGAGCGAAAACCGTTTAAAGGTAAGCGAAAAAGCCAAAAGGCAGCTGTGGGCTTATGCCGATTCCACTCTATTACAAGCGCGCTGGGCACCTGCCTTGCCCGAAAAGCTATTGAGTGAAGTGCTCATTGCCTTTGAGCATCCTCAAGTGCAAGAAAAAGCGCTGTTGTCGGTGAAAGACTTTGTGGAATATGTGCAGCGGGTGCAAGTGCCTCAGAATCACACAACGCCCCATGCTTATCTGGATGCACTCTTTGAACGTTACGTAGATGAGCAAGCCTTGGCTTTTGAAAAAGCCCATTTGAGTGAAAAATACCCCGAGTATCGTCACCTACTGCGTGAGTACCGTGAGGGTATGATGCTTTTTCATGTCATGACCGAAAAGGTATGGACGCGTGCCATTGAAGATACTGCCGGAGCACGCCGATTCTTCGAGGCGCATCGGGAGCGCTACCAATACCCACAACGGGTGCATGCTTTGATTATTTCGAGCCAGAACAAAAAAGACCTTCAACGGGCAGTAGCATTGTTGCAGGAGAACAATGGGCGCTATGCTGTCGTGAACCCTTACGTTATTGACTACCCCAAAGGGGAAACCTCCTTTGCCCGTTCACATCTCATGAAGATTGACCAATTGGTGAGCTTGTTGCTTGAAGATGAAGCTATGAAGATAGAAATTGCCGGCTATCAGGAGAAGCAAGAGCCAGAAGGGACCTCGAAAAGCCGCATAGAAGCTCTGGTGCAGTATTTGAAGCAACGTGGGGTGAGTTCCACACAAATTGTACAGAAAGACTACATGCACTACCGCAACAGCCGCAAGGTAGAGCTAAGTGTGTTTTCTACCTCGCCGCAGGCACTGAAAAACCTAATAGACGGCATAGAGGTACGAGAAGGCGCTTTTGAAGCAGACAAAGAGCCGGTACTTAAACAAGTGGAGTTGCGGAGTGGTGATTACACCTTTTCGAAAGATGGTAAACATTTCTTTGTACGTATCATAAAAGTAGAGCCTGCTCGTTTGAAGGAATACAATGAGGCACGCGGTGAGGTAATCAACGATTATCAAAAGTTTTTGGAAGAAGAATGGGTGAAAGAGCTGAAAGAGCGCTACCCCGTGCGCATTGTGCAAGAAAACTTGTTGTCATTAGTAAAAAAGTAA
- a CDS encoding ATP-binding protein: MRLNLNIPYDSRYLSDLRRFVWRALHSLALSEITLNQLVLAVDEVCSNLIVHVPAASTDRIWVEIILKEDLLIIEIVDTSGRSAFDMKGYTPPRIQALIRSRRKGGLGLRLVRSIMDKVDVFEREGCRVWRLQKALVSEKAS, from the coding sequence ATGAGGCTTAACCTGAACATACCTTACGATAGTCGTTATTTGTCTGATTTGCGTCGCTTTGTTTGGCGTGCACTCCACTCATTGGCACTATCCGAAATTACCTTGAATCAACTGGTGTTGGCTGTAGACGAGGTGTGCAGCAATCTGATTGTCCACGTGCCTGCCGCTTCTACCGACCGCATCTGGGTGGAGATTATACTCAAAGAAGACTTGCTAATCATTGAAATAGTGGACACCTCCGGTCGTTCGGCTTTTGATATGAAAGGCTACACCCCACCCCGTATTCAGGCTTTGATTCGTAGCCGCCGGAAAGGTGGTTTAGGCTTGCGTCTGGTGCGTTCCATCATGGATAAAGTAGATGTTTTTGAAAGGGAAGGTTGTCGTGTGTGGCGTTTGCAAAAAGCTTTGGTATCTGAAAAAGCTTCTTAG
- a CDS encoding STAS domain-containing protein, translating into MEVSVTKEGDIWVLCPKGELDAASSILFDEAIEKAKAQGAQKILIDFEELNYISSAGLGVILSHLDEFEEKHIKLAICSMKPKVANVFEILGVDRLLNIYGNRNEANTYLNEA; encoded by the coding sequence ATGGAAGTGTCTGTTACAAAAGAAGGCGACATATGGGTATTGTGCCCCAAAGGCGAGTTGGATGCTGCTTCTTCCATTCTTTTCGATGAAGCCATAGAGAAAGCAAAAGCCCAAGGTGCTCAAAAGATATTGATAGATTTTGAAGAGTTGAATTACATTTCTTCGGCAGGCTTGGGTGTAATTCTCTCACACTTAGATGAGTTTGAGGAGAAGCATATTAAGTTAGCGATTTGTTCCATGAAGCCCAAGGTCGCCAATGTGTTTGAAATTTTGGGCGTGGACCGTTTACTGAATATTTACGGCAACCGAAATGAAGCTAATACTTATTTAAATGAGGCTTAA
- a CDS encoding class I SAM-dependent methyltransferase, with the protein MIQIQTPVWQDYELIDSGNRYKLERFGNYVLSRPEPQAVWDPALPQEKWRQLAHVHFALTGKGGREERGEWQHYRALKEPWFVQYKSKQLSLRFRLALTAFKHVGLFPEQAANWEYIASVCKRMQQPKVLNLFAYTGGASLAARQAGADVVHVDAVRQVVNWASQNQEASKLDGIRWVVEDAMKFVQREVKRGRKYQGILLDPPAYGRGPNGEKWVLEDHINELMQLCAKLLDEQQHFFLLNLYSVGFSALIAESLTQSVFRHLPAARHAEVGELYVPDHAGRKLPLGTYLRFQGGF; encoded by the coding sequence ATGATTCAGATACAAACGCCTGTATGGCAAGACTATGAGCTCATTGACAGCGGCAATCGCTACAAACTGGAGCGTTTTGGGAACTATGTACTGTCGCGCCCAGAGCCCCAAGCTGTTTGGGACCCTGCTTTGCCACAAGAAAAATGGCGACAGTTGGCACATGTGCATTTTGCTTTAACAGGCAAGGGAGGGCGTGAAGAGCGGGGCGAGTGGCAGCATTACCGTGCGTTGAAAGAACCTTGGTTTGTGCAGTATAAAAGTAAGCAACTAAGTCTTCGCTTTCGGTTGGCACTGACCGCTTTTAAACATGTGGGCTTATTTCCTGAACAAGCTGCCAATTGGGAATACATAGCTTCGGTATGTAAGCGTATGCAACAGCCCAAAGTGTTGAACTTATTTGCTTACACAGGGGGGGCATCGTTGGCGGCGCGTCAAGCGGGTGCTGATGTGGTGCACGTTGACGCGGTGCGGCAGGTAGTCAACTGGGCAAGTCAAAACCAAGAAGCTTCTAAACTGGACGGCATCCGTTGGGTGGTTGAAGACGCTATGAAGTTTGTGCAGCGTGAGGTGAAGCGCGGGCGCAAGTACCAAGGCATCTTGCTGGACCCGCCAGCTTATGGAAGAGGTCCTAATGGCGAAAAGTGGGTGTTGGAAGACCACATCAACGAGCTGATGCAGCTGTGTGCAAAATTGTTAGATGAGCAGCAGCACTTCTTCCTCTTGAACCTGTATTCGGTTGGCTTTTCTGCCTTAATTGCAGAGAGCCTGACCCAAAGCGTTTTCCGACATCTGCCGGCAGCTCGGCATGCCGAGGTAGGCGAGTTGTATGTGCCCGACCATGCTGGGCGCAAACTACCCTTAGGTACTTATTTGCGTTTTCAAGGAGGCTTCTGA